In Hasllibacter sp. MH4015, the following proteins share a genomic window:
- a CDS encoding RSP_2648 family PIN domain-containing protein — protein sequence MIAVLDACVLYPTVMREILLGAAARGVFTPVWSERLLEEWVRAAARNGGAADAQIARAEAAAVGARFPSARIAPGAEAPLWLPDPADIHVLATAIAAQAEVIVTMNLRDFPAGEVSAHSIRAVHPDAFLMEAWLADPVPVEEAVRQTHVEAERLSGERLPLRGLLKRARLPRLGKALGT from the coding sequence ATGATCGCGGTGCTGGACGCCTGCGTCCTTTATCCCACCGTGATGCGGGAGATCCTTTTGGGCGCTGCCGCGCGCGGCGTCTTCACGCCCGTCTGGTCCGAGCGCCTGTTGGAGGAATGGGTCCGTGCCGCCGCGCGGAATGGCGGGGCGGCGGATGCGCAGATCGCCCGGGCCGAGGCCGCCGCCGTCGGGGCGCGCTTTCCGTCGGCCAGGATCGCACCCGGGGCGGAAGCGCCACTCTGGCTGCCGGACCCGGCGGATATCCATGTGCTGGCCACCGCCATCGCGGCGCAGGCGGAGGTGATCGTGACGATGAACCTGCGTGATTTCCCGGCGGGCGAGGTCTCCGCCCATAGCATCCGCGCGGTCCATCCCGATGCGTTCCTGATGGAGGCATGGCTGGCGGATCCCGTTCCGGTCGAGGAAGCGGTTCGGCAGACCCATGTGGAGGCGGAGCGGCTGTCGGGCGAACGCCTGCCCCTGCGCGGGCTTCTCAAACGCGCGCGGCTTCCGCGACTGGGCAAGGCGCTCGGCACCTGA
- a CDS encoding RSP_2647 family RNA methyltransferase, whose protein sequence is MTAPPFPVLRLKPKADARRIRHGHPWAWADDLVLDRRSRAIPAGALAVLEDADRAPLGLGVATPAARIGLRLLDRDPATRIDTDWLSARLSRAFALREALYDAPFYRLVHAEGDGLPGLIVDRFGETLVMQPNAIWLEERLDDLTAILTDLTGCTTVIKNGTSRARALEELPEEMAVLKGTAPVGPIPVPMNGATYMADVMGGQKTGLFYDQRPNHAFAAGLARNARVLDVFSHVGGFALAALARGARSALAVDASSPALDLAAQGAEAMGAGARFTTRQGDAFAAMEDLAGEGALFDLVIADPPAFAPSKPALDKGLRAYERVARLAAPLVAEGGYMVLCSCSHAADLSKFRMACLRGLGRAGREPRLIHTGFAGPDHPVHPALSDTGYLKALVFRL, encoded by the coding sequence ATGACAGCGCCCCCTTTTCCCGTTCTCCGCCTGAAACCCAAGGCCGATGCCCGCCGCATCCGCCATGGCCATCCCTGGGCCTGGGCCGATGACCTTGTGCTGGACCGCCGGTCCCGCGCGATCCCGGCGGGCGCGCTGGCGGTTCTGGAAGATGCGGACCGTGCGCCCCTTGGCCTGGGCGTGGCGACCCCGGCGGCACGGATCGGCCTGCGCCTGCTGGACCGCGACCCGGCGACGCGCATCGACACCGACTGGCTGAGCGCGCGCCTGTCCCGTGCCTTTGCGCTGCGCGAGGCGCTTTACGACGCGCCGTTCTATCGCCTTGTCCATGCGGAGGGCGATGGCCTGCCCGGCCTGATCGTCGACCGGTTCGGCGAGACGCTGGTGATGCAACCCAATGCGATCTGGCTGGAGGAACGGCTGGACGATCTGACCGCGATCCTGACCGACCTGACCGGCTGCACCACCGTGATCAAGAACGGCACATCGCGCGCCCGCGCGCTGGAGGAGTTGCCCGAGGAGATGGCGGTGCTGAAAGGCACCGCCCCGGTTGGCCCGATCCCGGTTCCGATGAACGGCGCCACCTACATGGCTGACGTGATGGGCGGGCAGAAGACGGGGCTGTTCTACGACCAGCGCCCGAACCACGCCTTCGCCGCGGGGCTGGCCAGAAACGCCCGCGTGTTGGACGTGTTCTCCCATGTGGGCGGCTTCGCCCTGGCGGCCTTGGCAAGGGGCGCGCGCTCGGCCCTGGCCGTTGATGCCTCCAGCCCCGCCTTGGACCTCGCGGCGCAGGGGGCGGAGGCCATGGGCGCGGGGGCGCGGTTCACGACGCGGCAGGGCGACGCCTTCGCGGCGATGGAGGATCTGGCAGGCGAGGGGGCACTCTTTGACCTGGTGATCGCCGATCCGCCCGCCTTTGCCCCCTCCAAACCCGCGCTCGACAAGGGGTTGCGCGCCTATGAACGGGTCGCGCGGCTGGCCGCGCCCCTGGTGGCGGAGGGGGGATATATGGTCCTCTGCTCCTGTTCCCACGCCGCCGACCTGTCGAAATTCCGCATGGCGTGTCTGCGCGGCCTGGGGCGCGCGGGGCGAGAGCCGCGGTTGATCCACACCGGATTTGCGGGGCCGGACCACCCGGTTCACCCGGCGCTGAGCGACACGGGCTACCTCAAAGCGCTGGTCTTCCGCCTATGA